A stretch of Leptospiraceae bacterium DNA encodes these proteins:
- the leuD gene encoding 3-isopropylmalate dehydratase small subunit, giving the protein MKADNFGCGSSREHAPWALEDYGFRSIIAPSYADIFYNNCFKNGMLPIVLPSEQVDELFKYVDSTPNAKLEIDLMSQTVKAGNGKSYSFDVDPFRKDCLYRGLDDIGLTLVHENSITSFEKQRRSKFRKCLKENKGK; this is encoded by the coding sequence ATGAAAGCAGATAACTTTGGTTGCGGCTCTTCTCGCGAGCACGCACCCTGGGCACTTGAAGACTATGGGTTTCGCTCGATCATTGCTCCTTCTTATGCAGATATTTTTTATAACAACTGCTTTAAGAATGGAATGCTTCCAATCGTTCTTCCTTCCGAACAAGTAGATGAACTTTTCAAGTATGTAGATTCTACTCCTAACGCAAAGTTAGAAATTGATCTAATGAGCCAAACTGTGAAAGCGGGTAATGGCAAATCCTACTCTTTTGATGTAGATCCATTTCGTAAAGACTGTCTCTACAGAGGTCTCGATGATATTGGATTAACGCTCGTTCATGAAAATTCTATTACTAGTTTTGAAAAACAAAGACGTAGTAAATTTAGAAAGTGTTTGAAAGAGAATAAAGGGAAATAA